A stretch of DNA from Nocardioides sp. Arc9.136:
GCTCGCGGCCTCGCCGTTCTGCGTGATGGCCACCAGCGACGCCGACGGCCGCTGCGACGCCTCGCCCAAGGGCGACCCGGCCGGGCAGCTGGTCCACGTCCTCGACGACACGACGATCGCGCTGGCCGAGCGGCCCGGCAACCGGCGGGCCGACGGCTACCGCAACATCCTGGCCAACCCCCACGTCGGGCTGAACTTCCTCATACCAGGCCGCGGCGACACGCTGCGGGTCAACGGTCGAGCGCGCCTGGTGAGCGACGCGCCGTGGTTCGACCAGCTCGTCGTCAAGGGGCACCGGCCGCTGCTGGCGGTCGTGGTCGACGTCGAGGACCTCTTCTTCCACTGCGCGAAGGCGTTCCTGCGCAGCCAGCTCTGGCAGCCGGAGACGTGGGACCCGGAGGGGAGGGTGCCGCGGCGCGCCCTCATCGCCAAGGAGGTCGAGGCGCACGGGATGGACGTCGCGCAGCTCGACGACTACTACAAGCCGGAGAACTACGGGAAGAGCCTCTATGAGTGAGCGGGAGCGCCCCGCCGAGGGCTCGCCGTACCCGTTCCTCAAGGGGCACGGCACCCAGAACGACTTCGTCCTGCTGCCCGACCACGACGGCACCCTCCACGGCGACCTCGACCCGGCGCGGGTCGCGCGGCTCTGCGACCGGCGCGCCGGCATCGGCGGCGACGGCGTCCTGCGGGTGGTCCGGACGGCGGCGTACGCCGCGGCGCGCGAGCACGTGGACCCCGCCGAGGCCGAGTGGTTCATGGACTACCGCAACAGCGACGGGTCGCTCTCGGAGATGTGCGGCAACGGCGTGCGGGTCTTCGCCCGGCACCTGCTCGAGGAGGGGCTCGTCGAGCCCGGCCGGCCGATCCCGGTCGGCACCCGCGCCGGCGTCAAGGTGATCGAGGTCGACGGGGACCGGATCACCGTCGACATGGGCCGGCCCCGGCTGCTCGGCGCCACCGAGGTCGCGGTCGGGTCGACCCGGTGGGCGGCGACCCACGTCGACATGGGCAACCCGCACGCGGTGGCGTTCCTCGCCGAGGGCCAGCCGCTGGACGCGCACGGCCCGGTCGGCCCGCTGCTGGAGGAGCCGGCGTACGACGTGCAGGTCTACCCGCACGGGGTGAACGTGGAGTTCGTCGAGCGCCGCGGGGCCGGCCACGTCGCGATGCGCGTGCACGAGCGGGGGTCGGGGGAGACCCGGTCCTGCGGCACCGGCGCGTGCGCGGTGGCGGTCGCGACGGCGCTGGCCGACGGCCGCTCCGGTGTGGACGCGACGTACCGCGTGGACCTGCCGGGCGGGACGCTGGAGATCAGCTGGACCGCCGACGACCGGGTGCTGATGAGCGGTCCGGCGGTCGTCGTGGCGAGCGGATCCACCGCCCTGTGAGGGGTGGCGGGCCACTACAGTCCGCTGCATGGAACTCAACGGAGCCAGTGCCATCGTCACGGGCGGAGCGTCGGGCATCGGCGCTGCCTGCGCCCGCCAGCTCGCCGCCCGCGGGGCCGTCGTGGTCGTCGCCGACCTCCAGGCCGACAAGGGGGAGGCCCTCGCCTCGGAGATCGGCGGTGTCTTCGCCCAGGTCGACGTGACCGACAGCGAGCAGATCGCCGGCGCCGTGCGCGCCGCCGCCGAGATCGCGCCGCTGCGTGCGGTCGTCAACTCCGCAGGGATCGGCTGGGCCTCGCGCACCATCGGCCGCGACGGCACGCTGGAGTCCGCCCATGACCTCGACGCCTTCAAGAAGGTCGTCGCGATCAACCTGGTCGGCACCTTCGACATGGTCCGCCAGGCCGCGACCGTCATGAGCACCCAGGACCCGACCGAGACCGGCGAGCGCGGCGCGATCGTCAACCTGGCCTCGGTCGCCGCGTTCGACGGGCAGATCGGCCAGGCGTCGTACTCCGCCTCCAAGGGCGGCGTCGTCGGGATGACCCTCCCGGTCGCCCGCGACCTGTCCGCCGCCGCGATCCGCCTCAACACCGTCGCCCCGGGGCTCATCGAGACCCCGATCTACGGCGAGGGCGAGGGCGCGGAGGCGTTCAAGGCCAAGCTGGGCGAGAGCGTGCTGTTCCCCAAGCGCCTCGGCACCCCCGACGAGCTGGCGTCGATGGTGATGGAGTGCCTGACCAACTCCTACATGAACGCCGAGACGATCCGCGTCGACGGCGGCATCCGGATGCCTCCCAAGTGACCCCCTCCGCCTCGTGATGCCCAGCGAGCGCCCCGGCGCGCGCCTGGCATCACGAGGCGGTCGTCATCGCGGGCGATCGGGTACCGGGCGCGCATGACGAAGGAGTTCAAGAAGGGCGACAAGGTCGAGTGGAAGTCACACGGCGGCACGGCCGAGGGCGAGGTGGAGAAGAAGATCACCTCCGACACCCACGCCGCGAAGCGTGACGTCAAGGCGAGCAAGGACGACCCGCAGTACCTCGTGAAGAGCGAGAAGTCCGGCGGCGAGGCCGTGCACAAGCCAGGTGCGCTGAAGAAGAAGAGCTAGGACCGGCCGCCACGCGACCGGGACCGACGAAGGCCCGCTCCCTCGGGGGAGCGGGCCTTCCTGCGTCCGGACGGGCGGCGCGGGTCAGCGCTCGACGACCACCCGCTCGTTGGGGACGCAGTGCGTCATGGTGTGGCCCTCGACGTCGCGCGGACCGTTCTTGCCCAGGTTGCGGGCCCGGTCGAGCTCCTCCTCCGACAGCGTCTGGGTCGCGAGCGGCGGGAGCCCGCGGACGTCGTCGGCGGTGATGCCGAGGCCCTCGCCCACGCGCTGGCCCAGCTCGTCCTCACACATGAGGAAGTGCCAGACCATCCGCTCCTGGACCTCCCGGGTGGCCTCGGAGATGTTGGCGACCAGGTTCTCCACCAGGTCGTCGCGCTCCCAGTCCTCCATCAGGCGGAACCGCTCACCGGCCTGCGCGTAGTCGTTCGTGCGGGGCAGCCGGGCCCGGGTGAGCCGGCCGCTGAGCTCCGGCCCGACCTCCGCGGACCCGCCACCCTCGGCCTCCTCGAGGCCGCCCATCGTCGACGGCTCGTAGTTCACGTGCGGGTTCTGGTCCTCGGCCAGGTCCACGCCGTACGACATCTGGCCGCCGCGCTGGTTGGTGTGGACGTCGACCTTGGCGGCGTTGACCGGCAGCTGCAGGTAGTTCGGCCCCACTCGGTAGCGCTGGGTGTCGCTGTAGGAGAACGTGCGGCCGACGAGCATCTTGTCGTCGGAGAACTCCAGGCCGTCGACCAGCACGCCGGTGCCGAAGGCGATCTGCTCGTTCTCGTCGTGGTGGTCGGCCACGTTGCGGTTGAGCGTCATGGTCGCGACGAGCTTGGGCTCGAAGAGCTCCTCGGGCCAGACCTTGGTGTCGTCGAGCGGGTCGAAGTCGAGCTCGGGGTGGTCGTGGTCCTCCATGATCTGCACCTTGAGGTCCCACTTCGGGAAGCTGCCCGCCTCGATCGCCTCGTAGAGGTCCTTCGAGGCGTGCCCGAGGTCGCCGGCCTGGATGTTCGCGGCGTCCTCCTCGGTCAGCGACTTCACGCCCTCGTGCGGGTAGAAGTGGTACTTGACCAGGTGCGAGACGCCCTCGGCGTTGACCCACCGGTAGGTGTTGACCCCGAAGCCCTGCTGGGTGCGGTAGCTGGCCGGGATGCCGCGCGGGCTGAACAGGTTGACCAGCATGTGCATCGACTCCGGCGTCTGCGACATGAAGTCGAAGATCCGCGCCGGCTCCTGGCGGAAGGTGACCGGGTCGGGCTTGAGGGAGTGGATGACGTCGGGGAACTTGATGGCGTCGCGGATGAAGAAGACACCCAGGTTGTTGCCGACGAGGTCCCAGTTGCCGTCCTCGGTGTAGAACTTCACCGCGAAGCCGCGCGGGTCGCGGGCGGCCTCGGAGGAGTCCCGGCCGCCGATGACGGTCGAGAACCGGATCGCCAGCGGGGTCTTCTTGCCGGCCTCGGAGAACAGCTTGGCGCGGGTGTAGCGGGCGATCGGCTCGTCGCCCCACTGGCCGGTGGCCTCGAGCTCGCCGTAGCAGACGAAGCCGCGCGCGTGCACCACGCGCTCGGGGATCCGCTCGCGGTCGAAGTGGCTGATCTTCTCGAGGAACTGGTAGTTCTCCAGCGTCGCGGGACCGCGGGCGCCGACGGTGCGGGTGTTCTGGTTGTCGGAGACAGGGTGGCCCTGCCGCGTGGTGAGCGAGCGGGTGGCGTCAGCCATGGCTCGGTTCCTCCAATGGAGTGGGGTGCGGGGGGACCTGGGGCCGGTACCCGGGGCCGAGGCGCGGATTCAGCGGCCGACCGTCCGTGGGGGTCGGTGCCAGGCGGTCAGGTCGAGGACCCGGTCGGCCCGCTCGGCGGCCGCCTCCACGAGGCGGGCGTTCGGCTCGTCGACGCGGTCCACCCACGCCCGCGCCTGGTCGGGGGACTTCCCGTGCCGCACGTGGCGCGCCACCAGCCGCTCCCGCCGCAGGTCGGCGTCGACGTGCAGGTGCCAGACCTCCTCGACCTCCGCGCGCACGCCGCGCCAGCGCGGCTGGTCCAGCAGCAGGTAGTTGCCCTCGGTCACCACCGTGCCGGTCGGCGGCACCGCGATCGCCCCGGCAAGGGGCTGCTCGAGGTCGCGGTCGAACGCCGGGGCGACCACCGCCGGCTCGCACCCGCGCACGCGCCGCAGCAGCGCGGCGTACCCCTCGGCGTCGAAGGTGTCGGGGGCTCCCTTGACCTCGAGCAGGCCGCGGCGGGCCAGCTCGACGTCGGCGTAGTGGAAGCCGTCCATCGGCACCACTGCCGCACCGTGCTCGGCGGCCAGCGCCGCGGCGGCCGTGCTCTTGCCGACGCCGGGCGCCCCGGTGAGCCCGAGCAGGCGGATGCCGACGGGCGGGGTGGGGAAATGGATGTCCACGTGCCCAGTCAAGCGGGCATAGTGGAGGGCCCGGAGGCGTTGTGCTCTCCGAGATGGCAGTCACGACACGGAGGCACATGACCAACGCGAACGCACGCGACTTCTCCCTCGACACCGAGCTGGAGGAGACCGTCGGCTGGGACGAGGACGAGGTCCTCGCCGTCGACGAGCGCGACCGGTCCGACGACGACCACGACGACCACGACGACCACGACGAGGTGGAGGACTTCACCTCCGGGTACGCCGACGAGCCGGATCCCGAGGAGCTCACCACCGGTGAGCTCGACCTGGCCGAGCGGCACGAGCTGCGCCGCGTCGCCGGCCTGCGCACCGACCTCGAGGACATCACCGAGGTCGAGTACCGCCAGCTGCGCCTCGAGCGCGTCGTCCTCGTCGGCGTCTGGACCGAGGGCAGCGTCGAGGACGCGGAGAACTCGATGGCCGAGCTGGCCCTGCTCGCCGAGACGGCCGGCTCCGAGGTGCTCGACGCGATCTACCAGCGCCGGCAGAAGCCCGACCCCGCGACGTACATCGGCCGCGGCAAGGTCGAGGGGCTCAAGGAGATCGTCGCCGCCACCGGCGCGGACACCGTGATCTGCGACGGCGAGCTCGCGCCCAGCCAGCTGAGGAACCTCGAGGACCGGCTCAAGGTCAAGGTCGTCGACCGGACCGCGCTGATCCTCGACATCTTCGCCCAGCACGCGAAGTCCAAGGAGGGCCAGGCGCAGGTCGAGCTGGCGCAGCTGACCTACCTCAAGCAGCGCCTGCGTGGTTGGGGTGGCAACCTGTCGCGCCAGGTCGGCGGTCGCGCCGCCGGCGGTGTCGGCATCGGTGGCCGTGGTCCCGGTGAGACGAAGATCGAGACCGACCGGCGCCGGATCAACACCCGGATCGCCAAGCTCCGCCGCGAGCTGCGCGAGATGAAGGGCACCCGCGACACCAAGCGCCAGGAGCGCCGTCGTCACCAGGTGCCGGCCGTGGCGATCGCCGGCTACACCAACGCCGGCAAGTCCTCGCTGCTCAACCGGCTCACCGGGGCGGGGGTGCTGGTCGAGGACGCGCTGTTCGCGACCCTGGACCCCACCACGCGACGCACGACGACCGCGGACGGCCGCGTCTACACGATGAGCGACACCGTCGGGTTCGTGCGGCACCTGCCCCACCAGCTCGTCGAGGCGTTCCGGTCCACGCTGGAGGAGGTGGCCGATGCCGACCTGGTCCTCCACGTCGTCGACGGCTCCCACCCCGACCCCGAGGGCCAGATCGCCGCGGTGCGCGAGGTCTTCGCCGAGATCGGCGCGGACCAGGTGCCCGAGCTCGTGGTCATCAACAAGGCCGACGCCGCGGACCCGATGGTCCTGGCCCGGCTCCAGCAGCGCGAGCCGCACTGCGTCGTGGTCAGCGCCAAGACCGGCGAGGGCATCGCCGAGGCGCTCGGCGTCGTCGAGGGCGAGCTGCCCCGCCCGGGCGTGGAGTTCTCCGCGCTGCTGCCCTACGAGCGGGGCGACCTGATCAACCGGCTCCACCAGCAGGGCGAGATCGACTCCCTCGAGCACACCGGCGACGGCACCATCGTCCGCGGGCGCGCCAACGAGGACCTCGCCGGCGAGCTGGCGGCGTACGCGTTGGTCTGAGTGGTCACTGCCCGGTGCGGGCAGGTGCGAGGGTCCCCGGTCAACCGGGGACCCTCGTGCTTTCCGGGGTAGGTCTACCCCGGTAAGCGAGGGAGTCCCCGGTGAACCGGGGACTCCTGCAGCGGCGTGGGGTCCCGCCGGAATCCCCGGGGCCCCGGGGATTCCGGCACTTCTCGGGCGATGCATCCCCTGAGAAGTGCCGGTTTCCCCTGAGGAGTCGGGCGGGATTTCCGGCGGATCCGCAACGGTCCTGCAACAACTCCGGCAGATCGGCGCAGAAGGGCGCACCATCGATGGGTGCTCCTCGCCCGTCGCTCCTCGGCACGATCGATCGCCCTGGCCGCCTGCCTGCTGCTCGTCATCGGCGTGCTCGTGCTGCAGCTGGCCGAGCGGGCGCGCGGTTCGGACGCGAGCCGGTGCGAGCGGTTCGCGGCGGGCTCCGCGGAGCGGGCCGCAGTCGTCACCGGCGAGGGGCGCGACGTGCTCGTGATCGGCGACTCCTGGTCGGCCGGGCTCGGCCTGGACGAGGTCGGTACGTCGTGGCCGTCGCGGCTGGAGGGCCGGGTGCGGGTCGCCGGGTTCTCCGGGTCCGGGTTCAGCTCGGGCGCCAGCGCGTGCGGCCCGCAGGTGTCGTTCGCGGCCCGGGCGAGCGCGGCCCTCGGTGCCGGCGCCGACCTGGTGGTCGTCGAGGGCGGGCTCAACGACGTCGACCAGACCGACGCGGCCATCCGGTCGGGGTTCGAGCGGTTGATGCGCCGGCTCGAGGGCCAGCGGGTGGTGGTCGTGGGCCCCGCGACCGCTCCCTCGCGGGCCGGTCGGGTGCCGCGCGTCGACCGGCTGCTCGCCGACCTCGCCGAGCAGCACGCGGCGGCGTACGTCCCCACGAGCGGGCTCGCGCTGGACTACCTCGAGGACCGGCTGCACCTGACCCCCGAGGGCCACCGGGCCTTCGGTGACGCCGTCGCTGCCGCGATCGCTGCCGCCGGGGTCTGAGCGGGCGCGCAGCTCCACCCGGCGCGCCGCAGCCGTCCGGAGCCCGGCGCTAGGAGCTGAACGCGGCGTCGAAGGCGGCGGCGGGCGGGTCGTAGTCGAACCGCTTGAGGAACGCCAGCGCCTCGGGGGCGCCGTGGAGGCGATCCATGCCGGCGTCCTCCCACTCCACCGAGACGGGTCCGTCGTAGCCGATGGCGGCCAGCGCCCGGAAGGAGTCCTCCCAGGGCACCTGCCCGCGCCCGGTGGAGACGAAGTCCCAGCCGCGGCGGGGGTCGCCCCACGGCAGGTGCGAGGAGAGCCGGCCGTTGCGGCCCCCGCCCACGCGCAGCCGGGTGTCCTTGCAGTCGACGTGGTAGATCCGGTCGGCGAAGTCGGAGATGAACGCGACCGGGTCGAGGTCCTGCCACAGCATGTGGCTGGGGTCCCAGTTGAGACCGAACGCCTCGCGGTGGCCGATCGCCTCGAGCGTGCGGACGGTCGACCAGTAGTCGTAGGCGATCTCCGAGGGGTGGACCTCGTGGGCGAACCGGACGCCGCACTCGTCGAAGACGTCGAGGATCGGGTTCCACCGGTCGGCGAAGTCCTGGTAGCCCGCCTCGATCCGGGCGGCCGGGACCGGCGGGAACATCGCGACGTAGGGCCAGATCGAGGAGCCGGTGAAGCCGACGACGGTGGACACGCCCATCCGCTGCGCGAGCCGCGCGGTCAGCCGCATCTCCTCCGCGGCCCGGGTGCGCACCCCCTCGGCGTCGCCGTCGCCCCACACCCGCTCGCGCACGATCGCGCGGTGGCGGTCGTCGATGGGGTCGTCGCAGACCGCCTGGCCGGTGAGGTGGTTGGAGATGGCCCACACGCCGAGCCCGTGCCGCTCGAGGATCTCCAGCCGGCCCTCGACGTACCCCGGCTCGTCCCACCGCCACGCGTCGAGGTGCTCGCCGGAGACCGCGATCTCGAGGCCGTCGTAGCCCCAGCCGGCGGCGAGCCGCGCGACCTCCTCGAGCGGCAGGTCGGCCCACTGGCCGGTGAAGAGGGTGAAGCGCTTGCCCATCTCAGTCCTCCTGCTGGTGCGCGGCGGGGTGCGGTGCGGGTACGTCGACGCGGGCGCCCGAGCGTCCCGCACTCTCCTCGATCGCCGCCAGCACCCGCTGCACGGCGAGGCCGTCGGCGAACGACGGCGACGGCTGGTTGCCGCTCGCGACCGCGGCGAGGAAGTCGGCCGCCTGCGAGGTGAACGTGCTGTCCCAGCCGAGGGTGTGGCCCGGCGGCCACCAGGCGTCGAGGTAGGGGTGGGTGGCCTCGGTGACCAGCACGCGACGTACGCCGCCGTCCGGGTCCAGCCCGCGGTCGTCGACGCCGAGCTCGTTGAGCCGCTCGAGGTCGAAGGAGAGCGAGCCGGTGGTGCCGTACACCTCGATCTGCAGGGCGTTCTTGCGGCTGGTCGCCATCCGGCTGACCTCGAGGCTGGCGACCACGCCCGAGGCGGTCTCGAGGGTGGCCCAGGCGGCGTCGTCGACGGTGACCGGCTCGGTCCCGTGGTCGCCGGTGCGCTCGGGCACGAACGTCCGCAGGTGGCCGCTGGCCGAGACCACCGGCTCGTCGAGCAGGTGGTGGAGCTGGTCGACGAGGTGCGAGCCGAGGTCGCCGAGCACGCCGGAGCCGGCCGACTCGCGGCGCAGCCGCCAGGTCATCGGTGCGGCCTCGTCGACGAGCCAGTCCTGCAGGTAGCTGGCCCGGACCTGGCGCACGGTGCCGATCCGCCCCTCTGTGATCATCCGGCGCGCGAGCGCCAGCGCGGGCACCCGGCGGTAGTTGAAGCCGGTCATCGACACCACGCCCCGCTCCGCCGCGGCCCTCGCCGCGGCGACGAGGGCCTCGGACTCCGCGACGGTGTTGGCCAGCGGCTTCTCGAGCAGCACGTGCTTGCCGGCGTCCAGCGCGGCCAGGGCGATCTCGGCGTGCAGGTGGCCCGGGGTGCAGATGTCGACGACGTCGACGTCGGCGCGGGTGACGACGTCGCGCCAGTCGGTGGCGGTGTCGGCCCAGCCGTAGCGGTCCGCGGCGGTCTTCAGCGCCGCCGGGTCGCGCCCGACGAGCACCTGCTGCCGCACGCCCGGGGCGTCGGGGAAGAAGGCGGCGACGTTGCGCCAGGCGTTGGAGTGGGCCTTGCCCATGAAGGAGTAGCCGACGACGGCCACCCCCAGGGCGGGCGCGCCGCCCGCGGTCCGGTCAGTCATGGGTGGTGCCTCCTGCGGCGTGGGCGTCGGTCGCGGTGAGCGACCGGAGGAAGGTGAGGCCGTCCCGGGCGAGGTCGTCGGGCGAGGCGGCGAGCGGTCGCCAGATCGAGGCGGCCACGGCGATGGCGGCGTTGTCGGGGGTGAAGCTCTCGATGTTCAGCGCGCCGGCGTACCCCACCTCGTCGAGCGCGGCGAGCAGTGCGGGCCAGTCGGTCTGGTCGTGGCCGGGGGCGCCGCGGTCGTTGCCGCAGACCTGGAGGTGCACCAGGTGCCGGCCGGCGCGGCGTACGGCGTCGGCGCTGGAGCGCTCCTCGATCCCGAGGTGGTAGGTGTCGAGCGCGAGCCCGAGGGACGGTCCCAGCAGCGGGCCGAGGGCGGCGAGCGCCTGGTCGACGGTGTTGACCAGCGAGGTCTCGTAGCGGTTCAAGGGCTCGATGCCGACGGTGACGCCCGCGTCGCGGGCGTGCTCGACGACCGGCGCGAGGTTGCGGCGCCACTCGTCGTACGTCGCGTGCCGCTCGTTCGGCGTCATCCGCCACACCCGCCCGGTCGCGGCGTAGAAGGGCCCGCAGACGCTGGGCGCGCCGACGGCGGCGGCGAGGTCGATGCAGCTGCGCAGGTAGTCCTGGGTGCGGGCCACGGTCGCGGGGTCGGTGCCGACGAGGTCGCGCCCGGGGGCCATCGCGCCGACGACGTACGGCGCCAGGCCGGCGTCGCGGACGGCGGCGGCGGTCCGCGCCGGGTCCAGGTGGCCCGGCGCCTCCAGCGGCAGCTCGACGGCGTCGAAGCCGAGGCCGGCGACGAGGTCGAGCATCCGGGGCAGGTCGGCGTCGGTCAGGGGCGAGGTCCAGACCCAGGTGTTGACGCCGAGGGGGCGGTCGAGCGCGCGCACGGGCACACCTTCCGGTCGGAGGGAGGGGGAGGAGGAGCGGGAGCAGGAGCACCGGCCGGGGGTGGGTCCGTCCACCCCCGGCCGGTCGGGCTCACGGGATCTGGCGGTCCTGCCAGACCTTCGGGTAGCCCGGCAGGTCCTCGCCGCCGAACTTGGCGTAGTGGCCGTCGGGCATGCCCTCGTTGGCCGCGAGGAAGTCGCCGCGCTCCTCCTCGGTGATGGGCGTCTGCGGGAGCACCCACTCCTTGGGGATCTCCTCGCCGGCGACGATCTTCTGGATCGCCAGCAGCGGGGTACGCCACTGGAAGTTGGAGTAGACCGGGGCCAGGCCGGTCAGTCCGGTCTCCTCCCACTTGCGCAGGAAGCTCATCTCGTCCTCGCCGGTCATCACCGGGTAGTCGACGCCTTGGTCCTCGAAGGCCTCGATCGCGGCGACGGCGCCGTCACCGGCGTCCATCCACACCCCGGCGACGTCGCCCTTGGTGAGCTCGTCGGTGATGATCCCCTTGATCTTGGTGGGGTCGGCGCCGGTGAAGTAGTCGACGGCCTCGATCCCGTTCTCCTCGAAGATCTTCTCCGCGGCGGCCCAGCGGGTCTCCAGCACGTCGACGCCGGGCAGGATCCGCAGGGCGACGACCTTGTCGCCCTCCTCGAGGTTCTCGGAGAGGAACGTGGCGGTGTCGATGCCCCAGGCGTAGCCGCCGATCGGGTGGATGAACGTCGTGTAGCAGTCGGTCTCCACGCCCCGGTCGAAGACGATGACCGGCTTGCCGGTCTCGCAGGCGCGCTCGACGGCCGGCGTCATCGCGGCGGTGGAGTTGGGGGAGATGACGAAGACGTCGCAGTTCCCCTCGCTGATGAAGTAGTCGATGTCGGCGATCTGGGTGTTGTCGTCGTCCTGGGCGTCGCGGGTCTCCATCTCGGAGATGACGCCCTCGTCCTGGAGCGCCTTGAGCTGCTGGTTCATCGTGATCCAGCCGGTCTGGCGCCAGGGGTTGGAGATCGAGGCGTTGGCGAAGCAGACCTTCTGCGGCTCCTTCGAGGCGTAGTCGGAGGTGTCGGTCATCTCGCCGTCGATGTACTGCAGGTAGGGCTGCTCGGGGTCGCCCTCGAAGGTCGCCGAGCGCTGCTCGTCCTGCTCGTCGAAGTCGGCCTGGACGAACCACTCCTCACCCGACCCCTCGGTCTCGGAGGCCGACTCCTCGCCCGCCTGCGGGGCGGGGTCGTCGATGGACTCGTCGGTGCTGCACGCGGCCAGGGCGGCCAGGGCAGCGACGGACGCCACGGCGCCCCTGAGCGACCTGCGTCGCAACGGTGTGCGCATCAGTTGTCTCCTGTGGTTGTGCCCGGGGAGGGCGGTTGGGTGGGGTGCCGAGACGGGGTTGCGGGAGAGGCGGTACGGCGCGTGGGCCGGCGGCCGCGCTGCCAGGCGCGGCCGGCCACGGCGACGGCGGCGATGATGATCAGGCCCTGGACGGTGGCGCGCCACGTGGACTCCACGCCGAGCGCGGTCAGCAGGACGAAGAGCAGCTCGAGCGCGACCGCACCGGCGGCGGCGGAGAGGACCCAGCCGCGGCCGCCGCCGAGGACGACCCCGCCGAGGACCACCGCGGTGATGGCGGTGAACTCGTAGCCCTGGCCGACCGAGGGGTGCACGCCGGCGTACCCGACCAGGATGATCCCGGCGACGGTGGCCGAGAGCGAGGAGATCACGAACGCGCGGGTCTTGAGCCACCACAGCGAGCT
This window harbors:
- a CDS encoding sugar phosphate isomerase/epimerase, whose protein sequence is MRALDRPLGVNTWVWTSPLTDADLPRMLDLVAGLGFDAVELPLEAPGHLDPARTAAAVRDAGLAPYVVGAMAPGRDLVGTDPATVARTQDYLRSCIDLAAAVGAPSVCGPFYAATGRVWRMTPNERHATYDEWRRNLAPVVEHARDAGVTVGIEPLNRYETSLVNTVDQALAALGPLLGPSLGLALDTYHLGIEERSSADAVRRAGRHLVHLQVCGNDRGAPGHDQTDWPALLAALDEVGYAGALNIESFTPDNAAIAVAASIWRPLAASPDDLARDGLTFLRSLTATDAHAAGGTTHD
- a CDS encoding substrate-binding domain-containing protein, which codes for MASVAALAALAACSTDESIDDPAPQAGEESASETEGSGEEWFVQADFDEQDEQRSATFEGDPEQPYLQYIDGEMTDTSDYASKEPQKVCFANASISNPWRQTGWITMNQQLKALQDEGVISEMETRDAQDDDNTQIADIDYFISEGNCDVFVISPNSTAAMTPAVERACETGKPVIVFDRGVETDCYTTFIHPIGGYAWGIDTATFLSENLEEGDKVVALRILPGVDVLETRWAAAEKIFEENGIEAVDYFTGADPTKIKGIITDELTKGDVAGVWMDAGDGAVAAIEAFEDQGVDYPVMTGEDEMSFLRKWEETGLTGLAPVYSNFQWRTPLLAIQKIVAGEEIPKEWVLPQTPITEEERGDFLAANEGMPDGHYAKFGGEDLPGYPKVWQDRQIP